Proteins from a genomic interval of Corvus moneduloides isolate bCorMon1 chromosome 6, bCorMon1.pri, whole genome shotgun sequence:
- the EIF3M gene encoding eukaryotic translation initiation factor 3 subunit M → MSVPAFIDITEEDQAAELRAYLKSKGAEISEENAEGGLHVDLAQIIEVCDVCLKEDDKDVESVMNSVVSLLLILEPEKQEALIENLCEKLVKFREGERPSLRLQLLSNLFHGMDKNTPVRYTVYCSLLKVASSCGAIQYIPTELDQVRKWISDWNLATEKKHTLLRLLYDVLVDCKKSDTAAKVMVELLGSYTEDNASQARVDAHRCIVRALKDPNTFLFDHLLALKPVKFLEGELIHDLLTIFVSAKLASYVKFYQNNKDFIDSLGLLHEHNMAKMRLLTFMGMAVENKEISFDTMQQELQIGADDVEAFVIDAVKTKMVYCKIDQTQRKVVVSHSTHRTFGKQQWQQLYDTLNTWKQNLNQVKNSLLSLSDT, encoded by the exons ATGAGCGTGCCGGCCTTCATCGACATCACCGAGGAGGATCAG gCTGCAGAACTACGAGCTTACCTGAAATCCAAAGGAGCAGAAATCTCTGAAGAGAACGCGGAAGGCGGACTTCATGTGGACTTGGCACAGATTATTGAAGTGTGTGATGTGTGCCTGAAAGAGGATGACAAAG ATGTTGAGAGCGTGATGAACAGCGTTGTCTCTCTGCTTCTTATCCTGGaacctgaaaaacaagaagcacTGATTGAAAACCTGTGTGAGAAGTTAGTAAAATTTCGGGAAGGAGAGCGCCCATCTCTTAGACTGCAGCT CCTGAGCAATCTCTTCCATGGCATGGACAAGAACACTCCTGTGAGGTACACAGTGTACTGCAGCCTTCTGAAAGTGGCCTCGTCGTGTGGTGCCATCCAGTACATTCCAACTGAACTAGATCAG GTCCGAAAATGGATTTCCGACTGGAATCTGGCCACAGAGAAAAAGCACACTCTCCTGAGACTGCTCTATGACGTCCTAGTAGACTGCAAGAAAAG tgACACTGCAGCAAAAGTAATGGTGGAGCTACTGGGAAGTTACACAGAGGACAATGCTTCCCAGGCTCGAGTTGATGCTCACAG ATGTATTGTACGAGCATTGAAGGATCCAAATACCTTTCTCTTTGATCATCTTCTTGCCTTAAAACCAGTCAAATTTTTGGAAGGAGAACTTATTCATGAT CTTTTGACAATTTTTGTAAGTGCTAAACTAGCATCCTATGTCAAGTTTTATCAGAACAACAAAGACTTCATTGACTCCCTGG GCTTGTTGCATGAACACAACATGGCAAAGATGAGGCTCCTTACTTTCATGGGAATGGCTGTAGAGAATAAAGAAATCTCATTTGACACGatgcagcaggagctccagATCGGGGCTGATGATGTAGAAGCATTTGTCATTGACG CTGTAAAGACAAAGATGGTGTACTGCAAAATAGATCAGACACAGAGGAAAGTCGTTGTCAG TCACAGCACACATCGGACttttggaaagcagcagtggcagcaatTGTATGACACTCTAAACACCTGGAAACAAAATCTGAATCAAGTGAAAAACAGTCTCCTCAGTCTTTCAGACAcctaa